A section of the Primulina eburnea isolate SZY01 chromosome 1, ASM2296580v1, whole genome shotgun sequence genome encodes:
- the LOC140839381 gene encoding long chain acyl-CoA synthetase 4-like: protein MVETEKFIVEIEKAKEGKDGKPSIGPVYRNVLAKDGFIPLPQELDSCWDIFCRSVKKFPNNPMLGEREMVRGKAGSYVWSTYQEVYDLVLKIGASICSCGAMQGDRCGIYGANCSNWVIAMQACNAYGLYCVPLYDTLGAGAVEYIISHAEISIVFVEESKISEVLKTFPSSEKYLKTIVSFGKISLQQKKEAGNFGIKMYSWNDFLLLGIDNRFDLPIKNKTDICTIMYTSGTTGDPKGVMISNESILSIIFGVNNHLESMNQEFCETDVYFSFLPLAHIFDRVTEELFISKGAAIGFWHKDIKRLLDDIKELKPTVFCAVPRVLDRIYSGLIEKISSAGVLKHALFNIAYSYKLRNMHKGYKHVEAAPIFDKIIFNKVNEGLGGNLRLILSGAAPLSHSVETFLRVATCAHVLQGYGLTETCAGSFAAQPDKMAMVGTVGPPLPMVDICLESVPDMGYDALSSTPRGEICIRGKCLFSGYYKREDLTKEVMIGDWFHTGDIGEWQPDGSMKIIDRKKNIFKLSQGEYVSVEKLESIYSLSPSVDAIWVYGNSYKSFLVAVVNPNLESLKQWAQVNDVTADVNTMCDDPRARNHVLGELTSIGEKEKLKGFEFIKAVHLDPMPFDIERDLLGPTYKKKRAQFLKYYQKAIEDMYMT, encoded by the exons ATGGTGGAAACAGAGAAGTTCATTGTAGAGATTGAGAAGGCAAAGGAAGGAAAAGATGGGAAGCCATCAATTGGGCCAGTTTATAGAAATGTGCTTGCTAAAGATGGATTCATTCCTCTCCCTCAAGAACTTGATAGTTGTTGGGatattttctg TCGGTCTGTGAAAAAATTTCCCAATAATCCAATGCTTGGCGAGCGGGAAATGGTGAGAGGGAAG GCAGGTTCATATGTGTGGTCCACTTATCAAGAAGTTTATGACTTAGTTCTTAAAATCGGAGCCTCCATTTGTTCGTGTGGTGCCATGCAA GGTGATAGATGTGGGATCTACGGAGCAAACTGCTCAAACTGGGTTATTGCTATGCAG GCTTGCAATGCTTATGGTCTATACTGTGTTCCCTTGTACGATACTCTTG GTGCTGGAGCAGTGGAATATATTATTAGCCATGCTGAGATCTCTATTGTTTTTGTCGAGGAGAGCAAAATTTCTGAG GTACTGAAAACATTTCctagcagtgaaaaatacttgaagA CAATTGTAAGCTTCGGAAAGATCAGCCTACAACAAAAGAAGGAAGCTGGAAACTTTGGCATCAAAATGTACTCTTGGAATGATTTTTTACTTCTG GGAATTGACAACCGATTTGACCTTCCCATCAAGAATAAAACAGATATTTGTACGATAATGTACACAAGTGGGACAACAGGTGACCCCAAGGGAGTCATGATTTCCAATGAGAGCATTCTTTCAATTATATTTGGAGTCAATAACCATTTGGAAAGCATGAATCAAGAG TTTTGCGAGACAGAtgtatatttttcttttctcccTTTGGCACATATATTTGATCGGGTAACTGAAGAATTGTTCATCTCGAAAGGTGCTGCAATTGGATTTTGGCACAAA GATATTAAGCGTTTGCTTGACGATATCAAAGAGCTTAAACCAACTGTATTCTGTGCTGTTCCTCGAGTGTTGGACAGAATATATTCAG GTTTGATTGAGAAGATCTCTTCAGCCGGGGTCCTCAAACATGCACTCTTTAATATTGCTTATTCCTA CAAGCTGCGTAACATGCATAAAGGCTATAAACATGTAGAAGCAGCTCCAATTTTTGACAAAATTATTTTCAACAAG gtgaaCGAAGGTTTAGGTGGGAATTTACGGCTCATCTTATCTGGAGCAGCGCCTCTTTCTCATAGCGTGGAAACCTTCCTCCGTGTGGCGACATGTGCTCATGTTCTTCAGGGATATG GTTTAACTGAAACCTGTGCGGGGTCTTTTGCTGCGCAACCGGATAAAATGGCAATGGTTGGTACCGTGGGACCTCCACTGCCTATGGTGGATATATGCCTGGAATCTGTTCCTGATATGGGATACGACGCCCTTTCAAGTACTCCTCGTGGAGAAATATGTATCAGGGGGAAGTGCTTGTTCTCGGGATACTACAAACGTGAAGATCTCACCAAAGAGGTGATGATCGGTGATTGGTTTCATACTG GTGACATAGGCGAATGGCAACCAGATGGTAGCATGAAGATTATCGATCGcaagaaaaacattttcaagCTTTCTCAAGGGGAATATGTATCTGTTGAAAAACTGGAGAGCATTTACTCTTTGTCCCCAAGTGTTGATGCG ATATGGGTCTACGGGAATAGTTACAAGTCCTTTCTTGTTGCTGTTGTGAACCCGAATTTGGAATCTTTGAAACAATGGGCTCAAGTGAATGATGTTACCGCAGATGTGAACACCATGTGTGATGATCCAAGAGCAAGAAATCATGTTCTTGGAGAGTTAACTAGTATTGGTGAAAAGGAAAAG TTAAAGGGATTTGAATTCATTAAAGCTGTTCACCTTGACCCGATGCCATTTGACATAGAACGTGATCTTCTAGGGCCAACTTACAAGAAGAAGAGGGcccaatttttaaaatattatcag AAAGCCATTGAAGACATGTATATGACCTGA